In a single window of the Necator americanus strain Aroian chromosome X, whole genome shotgun sequence genome:
- a CDS encoding hypothetical protein (NECATOR_CHRX.G24839.T1) — MQEKSRSFGAREMPPLAKNNDINAAFPGCDFMEFYQCSREKKRLHMPLHLSHYTSSPPSGEGSQKSFEPIVVQTSKGSNFKLGERVIDSIFEQDGKNTRDSVMSYNTKGHMDLQYIRCSVDGKSLLLIGTVERASTKSVGRKKLSHSELYTIITQIETIVNTRPLTSLCTSSVDNIPIRVVDFLQSSLKYSLMPTDDLEEGDPAFDPSLIQAVV; from the exons ATGCAAGAAAAGTCAAGGTCATTTGGAGCACGTGAAATGCCTCCTTTAGCGAAGAACAATGATATTAACGCAGCCTTTCCAGGATGTGACTTCATGGAATTTTATCAATGCagtagagagaaaaaaagactgcaTATGCCTTTACACCTGTCTCACTATACGAGCAGTCCACCTTCAG GAGAGGGGTCTCAAAAATCATTCGAACCGATTGTGGTACAAACTTCAAAAGGGTCAAACTTCAAACTTGGAGAACGCGTTATCGATTCAATATTCGAACAAGATGGCAAAAATACCAGAGACTCGGTGATGTCCTATAACACTAAGGGACACATGGATCTTCAATACATCCGGTGCTCCGTTGATGGGAAGAGCTTATTGCTGATTGGGACAGTGGAGCGCGCTTCCACGAAATCCGTTGGACGAAAGAAACTATCACATTCTGAGCTATACACTATCATAACTCAGATTGAAACCATCGTTAACACAAGGCCTCTTACAAGTCTTTGCACGTCAAGTGTGGACAACATTCCTATTAGAGTTGTTGATTTCCTTCAGAGTAGTCTAAAATATAGTTTGATGCCAACTGATGATCTCGAAGAAGGAGATCCTGCATTCGATCCCAGTCTAATTCAAGCAGTTGTGTAG